A single region of the Myripristis murdjan chromosome 3, fMyrMur1.1, whole genome shotgun sequence genome encodes:
- the znf319a gene encoding zinc finger protein 319: MRSGRMTEAWQQQQQHAVAPPSVVHTLPQATDNPLGCAVYGVVLQPESALQQPQHGQHGQQHSVPAQQPSLQVGGERGHKCGACGHDISHLANPHEHQCMVSQDRSFQCTQCMKIFSQATDLLEHQCVQVEQKPFVCGVCKMGFSLLTSLAQHHNSHGNGNNPMKCSICEKTYRPGSGNATPTSSAANPQQPSTGETSGGGAAISASSPPAFEASAPDRPYKCSVCHKAFRHLSELTRHERVHTGEKPYKCDTCDKSFSQSSHLAHHQRTHSSERPYKCAVCEKSFKHRSHLVRHMYAHSGEHLFKCNLCEMHFKESSELLHHQCQPIGERPFRCGSCGKSFKRPSDLRQHERTHSEERPFQCEECQMSFKQQYALVRHRRTHKNPADRPFKCNLCDKGFLQPSHLLYHQQVHGMESLFKCASCQKSFSQSGELLRHKCGGEVEKPYKCDVCGKGYKKNSTLQRHQNSHCTEKPLKCSLCDRRFVSSSEFVQHRCDPTREKPLKCPDCEKRFKYSSELQRHRRVHTGEKPFKCASCDKSFKQREHLAKHQSVHSRETQFKCVWCGERFVDLTALQEHTVQHTAEGESFPAAPCIP; encoded by the coding sequence ATGCGAAGTGGAAGGATGACGGAGGCgtggcagcaacagcagcagcatgcagTGGCTCCACCCTCTGTAGTGCACACGCTACCCCAAGCTACTGATAACCCTCTGGGCTGTGCTGTATATGGTGTGGTCCTGCAGCCAGAGTCTGCCTTGCAGCAACCCCAGCATGGCCAGCATGGCCAGCAACACTCTGTTCCAGCCCAGCAGCCCTCCTTACAAGTAGGGGGTGAGAGAGGGCATAAATGTGGAGCCTGTGGCCATGACATATCACATTTGGCCAACCCTCATGAGCACCAGTGCATGGTGAGCCAAGACCGTTCCTTCCAGTGCACTCAGTGCATGAAAATCTTCAGCCAGGCAACAGATCTTCTGGAACACCagtgtgtgcaggtggagcaGAAGCCctttgtgtgtggtgtatgcAAGATGGGCTTCTCGCTGCTCACCTCTTTGGCCCAGCATCATAACTCACATGGCAATGGAAACAATCCAATGAAGTGCTCCATTTGTGAGAAGACCTACCGGCCAGGTTCTGGAAATGCAACCCCGACCTCCTCAGCTGCCAACCCTCAGCAGCCTTCCACTGGTGAGACATCTGGTGGTGGTGCGGCAATTAGTGCCTCGTCTCCCCCAGCATTTGAGGCCTCTGCACCAGATAGGCCCTATAAGTGCTCAGTGTGCCATAAGGCGTTCCGACATTTGTCAGAGCTGACCCGCCACGAAAGAGTACACACAGGTGAAAAGCCATACAAATGTGACACATGTGATAAAAGCTTCAGCCAGTCTTCTCATTTGGCCCATCACCAGCGCACTCACAGCTCTGAACGGCCATACAAGTGTGCGGTCTGTGAGAAGAGCTTTAAGCATCGCTCTCACCTTGTTCGCCACATGTATGCCCATTCGGGGGAACACCTCTTTAAGTGCAATTTGTGTGAGATGCACTTTAAGGAGTCGTCTGAGCTCCTGCACCACCAATGCCAGCCAATAGGGGAAAGACCTTTCCGCTGCGGTTCTTGCGGCAAAAGCTTCAAACGGCCGTCTGACTTGCGGCAACATGAACGCACCCACTCAGAAGAGCGACCTTTTCAGTGCGAAGAGTGCCAGATGAGTTTCAAACAGCAGTATGCCCTTGTGCGCCATCGTCGCACACACAAGAATCCTGCCGATCGCCCCTTCAAGTGTAACCTTTGTGATAAGGGATTTCTACAGCCATCCCACCTGCTCTACCATCAGCAGGTCCACGGTATGGAGAGTCTGTTCAAGTGTGCATCCTGCCAGAAGTCTTTTAGCCAATCAGGAGAACTACTGAGGCATAAATGTGGTGGTGAAGTGGAGAAGCCATAcaagtgtgatgtgtgtggcAAGGGATACAAAAAGAATTCCACATTGCAGCGCCACCAGAACTCTCACTGTACAGAGAAGCCACTGAAATGCTCTCTGTGTGACAGGCGGTTTGTGTCATCCTCCGAGTTTGTTCAGCACCGCTGTGACCCAACCCGTGAGAAGCCGCTGAAATGCCCCGACTGTGAAAAGCGCTTCAAGTACTCCTCTGAGCTGCAGCGACATCGTCGTGTTCACACTGGGGAGAAACCTTTCAAGTGTGCCAGCTGTGATAAGAGCTTCAAACAACGCGAGCACCTGGCTAAGCACCAAAGTGTGCACTCGCGGGAAACCCAGTTTAAGTGTGTCTGGTGCGGGGAGCGTTTTGTTGACCTGACAGCTCTGCAGGAGCACACAGTCCAGCATACTGCTGAAGGAGAAAGCTTCCCTGCAGCTCCATGCATCCCTTGA